The following are encoded together in the Apus apus isolate bApuApu2 chromosome 7, bApuApu2.pri.cur, whole genome shotgun sequence genome:
- the ECHDC2 gene encoding enoyl-CoA hydratase domain-containing protein 2, mitochondrial isoform X2: protein MNRPHARNSLGKVFVNELFSALEELRFDEKVRVVVFKSEVKGVFCAGADLKERAKMDDEEVGHFVKRLRNLMDEIAALPVPTIAAIDGYALGGGLELALACDLRVAASSAKMGLIETTRGLLPGAGGTQRLPRCIGIGLAKELIFTGRQIDGQQAFSMGLVNHTVPQNSEGDAAYQRALALAKEILPQAPFAVKMGKLAINRGMEVDIASGMAIEGMCYAQNIPTRDRQEGMAAFREKRPPQFTGK from the exons ATGAACCGACCCCACGCGAGAAATTCATTGGGAAAAGTATTTGTAAATGAA ctgttcagtgctCTGGAAGAACTGCGCTTTGATGAGAAGGTTCGGGTGGTGGTGTTCAAGAGTGAGGTGAAAGGTGTCTTTTGTGCTG GAGCAGACTTAAAGGAACGTGCAAAGATGGATGATGAAGAAGTTGGACACTTTGTTAAAAGGCTGAGAAATCTCATGGATGAAATAG ctgccctgccagTACCTACAATTGCTGCAATAGATGGCTACGCACTGGGTGGTGGGCTGGAACTGGCATTGGCGTGTGACCTTCGAGTAGCAG CTTCATCAGCTAAAATGGGCCTTATTGAGACCACAAGAGGGCTTCTTCCTGGAGCAG GTGGAACCCAGCGCCTGCCCAGATGTATTGGAATAGGCCTTGCAAAGGAACTCATTTTCACTGGCAGACAGATTGATGGACAACAAGCCTTCTCAATGGGATTAGTAAATCACACAGTGCCACAGAACAGTGAGGGAGATGCAGCTTACCAGAGAGCATTAGCTTTGGCTAAGGAAATCCTTCCTCAG gctCCATTTGCTGTGAAAATGGGAAAACTGGCAATAAACAGAGGAATGGag GTTGACATTGCGTCAGGGATGGCTATTGAGGGGATGTGTTATGCCCAG aaCATTCCCACAAGAGACCGTCAGGAAGGGATGGCTGCCTTCAGGGAGAAACGACCACCTCAGTTTACTGGCAAATAA